AGCGCTCCACTGCTCTGCTTCCCCCTCCCTGAAAGCTCAAAGCGAATCGGCCCGGCGGGGGTCAGGGGTCTTCCGGCCCGCTAACCCCCGCCGTACTTGCGCGCCACCCGGACGAGGTTCTCTCCGAGCCTGACCCGGCGCGATATCTCCTCCCGTGCCCGGCGGGACTCCTCGTCCTCCTCTTCCGGAAGTTCGGAGAGCTCCCGCTCGGCCTGTTCGATCCGGTGCTCGGCCTCCTCCACGTTTATCTCGGCGGCGGGGATCGCCTCCTCGACCAGGATCTGGACTAGGTTGTCGGCGACCTTGAAGAAGCCGTCGGAGGTGGCGTAGATGCGGCGCTCGTCACCCCGGGTGATCCTGACGTCCCAGAAGTCCACGGTCGAGATCACCGGGTAGTGGTCCACCATCACCCCGATCTCGCCGTCGGCGATCTTGGCGACCACCAGGTCCGCCTCGCCGTCGTAGACGACGCGCTCGGGCGTGATCAGGCGGCAGAAGAGCTGACGCCCCCCCTCGGCCATCAGCTGCCCTCGCCGCCGGCCCCCACGCCGGCCTCCTCCTTGGCGGCCTCCTCGTCCTCCTCTTCTTCGCCGGAGAGCTGGCGGGCCTTCTCCAGCACGTCGTCGATGCCGCCGACCAGGTAGAAGGCCTGCTCCGGGAGATCGTCGTGCTTGCCCTCCACCACCTCCCGGAAGCTCTGGACCGTCTCCTCCAGCTCCACGAACTTGCCGGGGAGGCTGGTGAACTGCTCGGCCACGAAGAAAGGCTGGCTGAGGAACCGCTGCAGCCGCCGGGCGCGGGCCACGATCACCTTGTCCTCCTCGGAGAGCTCGTCGATGCCCAGGATGGCGATGATGTCCTGCAGCTCCTTGTAGCGCTGCAGGATGCCCTTGACCTCCTGGGCGACCTCGTAGTGCTCCTGCCCGACCACGTCCGGGTCCAGGATGGTCGAGGAGGAGGCCAGCGGGTCCACCGCCGGGAAGATGGCCTGCTCGAAGAGGCTCCGGGAGAGCTCCACCGTGGAGTCCAGGTGGGCGAACACCGTGAACGGCGCCGGATCCGTCGGGTCGTCCGCCGGAACGTAGACCGCCTGGAAGCTGGTGATCGAACCCTTCTTGGTGGAGGTGATCCTCTCCTGCAGCGCCCCCATCTCGGTCCCCAGGGTGGGCTGGTAGCCGACCTCGGAGGGCATCCGGCCCATCAGCGCCGAAACCTCGTTGCCCGCCTGGGCGAACCGGAAGATGTTGTCCAGGAAGAACAGCACGTCCTGCCCGAGCACGTCCCTGAAGTACTCGGCGATGGTCACCCCGGTAAGCCCCACGCGGAAGCGGGCGCCCGGCGGCTCGTTCATCTGGCCGAAGATGAGCGCCGTGTTCTTGAGAACCCCGGCCTCCTCCATCTCGCCGTAGAGCGCCGTCCCCTCGCGGGTCCGCTCCCCCACGCCGGTGAACACCGAGGTGCCCTCGTACTGCAGGGCGATGTTGTTGATCAGCTCGGTGATGAGCACGGTCTTGCCCACGCCCGCGCCCCCGAACAGGCCGACCTTCCCACCCCTCCTCACCGGACAGAGAAGGTCGATGACCTTGATGCCGGAGACGAACTGCTCGGCCTTCGTGGAGAGGTCCTCGAACCTGGGCGCGGGGCGGTGGATCGGCCAGCGGTCGGCCTCGCCCTCGACCGGACCCTGCTCGTCCACGGGCTCCCCGAGCACGTCCAGCACCCGCCCGAGGACCGCCTCGCCCACCGGGACGGCTATCGGGCGTCCGGTGTCCTGCACCTCGACGCCGCGCTTGAGGCCGTCGGTGGAGGACATGGCCACCGTGCGCACCATGTCGTCCCCGAGCAGCTGCTGAACCTCCAGGGTGAGGGTCTGCTCACCCTCCTCGGTCTCTATCTTGCAGGTCAGGGCGTTGTAGATCTCCGGGATCTGGTCCGGCGGAAACCGGACGTCGACCACCGGACCCTTGACCTCCACGACCCGCCCGACCCCGCCCTCGCGGGGCCGACCGTCCTGGCTTACCGCTCTCTCGGCTCCGCCGTTCTCCGCCATGGCAAATCCCTCCTGTTATCCCGCGGCCAGGGCCTCCGCGCCCGCCGCGATCTCGCTTATCTCACGGGTGATCTGGGCCTGCCGCGCCTTGTTCATCTGCAGCGTCAGGGTATCCACCAGCTCGTTGGCGTTGTCGGTGGCGTTCTTCATCGCGGTCATCCGGGCCCCGTGCTCGCCGGCCGCGCTCTCGAGCAGCGCCTGCCAGACGAGCGTCTCCACGTACTGCGGGATGAGCCGCCGGAGGATGGCGTCCGCGTCGGGGACGAAGTCGAAGGGCGCGCCGGAGACGGTCTCCACCTCTTCCCCGTCCTCGGGCGCCGCCGGCAGCAGGCGCACCACCACCGGCCGCTGCACCGCCGGGTTCACGAAGCGGTTGTAGACGAGGTAGACCTCGTCGGCCTCCTCCCGCTCGAAGAGCCGGGTAAGTCCCCGGCCTATCCGCTGGGCGTCCTCGTAGCTCGGGTCGTCGGTGAACCCGCTGTAGCTCTCGGCGAGGGCTATCCTGCGGAACCGGAAGAAGGCAATCCCCTTGCGGCCGCTGGCCACCTGCACCGTCTGCGCACCCTGCCGCTCGCGGAAACGCACGGTGCTCCTGAGCACCTGCGCGTTGAACGAGCCGCACAGCCCGCGGTCGGAGGTGAGGGTGGCGACCGCCACCCGCCGCACCTCCTCCCGGCCGACGAGCATCGGGTTGCGGGTGGAGGCCTTGGAGGCGATGGCCCGCATGACCTCCTCCATGTTCTCCGCGTAGGGGCGGGCCCGCTTCACCCGGGCCTCGGCCTTGCGGAACTTGACCGCCGAGACCGCCTGCAGGGCGTCGGTGACCTTGGCGATGTTCTTGACGGACTGTATCTGCCGCTTGAGGTCCCTGAGAGAGGCCATCCCTTAGCCCTCCTCTTCCTCCTCCTGCGGCCGGGTCTCGACCCTGACCTCGGACCGCGCGGGCTCGAAGCCCTCGTTGAAGTGCTCGATGGCCTCGCGCAGCTTCTCCGCGGTCTCGTCGGTGAGCTCCTTCTTCTCCCGGATGTCGTTGAGCAGATCCTCGTGCGAGGAGCGCAGATACTCCCGCAGCTGGGCCTCCCAGTCCGGGACGTCCTCGGGGTCCACGTCGCGCAGCAACCCCTGGGTGCCGCCGAAGATCACCGCAACCTGCTCCTCGACCGGCATTGGATCCCGCTCGCGCTGCTTGAGGAGCGCGGTGAGACGCTCGCCGCGGGCGAGGGTCTCCTGCGTCGCCTTGTCCAGGTCGCTGCCGAACTGGGCGAAGCTGGCCAGCTCCCGGTACTGGGAGAGGTCCAGCTTCAGGGTGCCGGCGACCTTCTTCATCGCCTTTATCTGGGCCGAGGAGCCCACCCGGCTGACCGAGAGGCCCACGTCGATGGCCGGCCGCTGGTTGGCGTTGAAGAGGTCGAGGTCCAGGAAGATCTGGCCGTCCGTGATGGAGATGACGTTGGTGGGAATGTAGGCGGAGATGTCCCCGGCCTTGGTCTCGATGATGGGCAACGCGGTGAGCGAGCCGCCCCCGTACTCCTCGGACATGCGGGCCGCCCGCTCCAGCAACCGGGAGTGCAAATAGAAGATGTCTCCGGGGTAGGCCTCACGACCCGGCGGTCGCCGCAACAGCAGCATCATCTGCCGGTAGGCGACGGCGTGCTTGGAAAGGTCGT
The Rubrobacter xylanophilus genome window above contains:
- the atpC gene encoding ATP synthase F1 subunit epsilon — protein: MAEGGRQLFCRLITPERVVYDGEADLVVAKIADGEIGVMVDHYPVISTVDFWDVRITRGDERRIYATSDGFFKVADNLVQILVEEAIPAAEINVEEAEHRIEQAERELSELPEEEDEESRRAREEISRRVRLGENLVRVARKYGGG
- the atpD gene encoding F0F1 ATP synthase subunit beta, with protein sequence MAENGGAERAVSQDGRPREGGVGRVVEVKGPVVDVRFPPDQIPEIYNALTCKIETEEGEQTLTLEVQQLLGDDMVRTVAMSSTDGLKRGVEVQDTGRPIAVPVGEAVLGRVLDVLGEPVDEQGPVEGEADRWPIHRPAPRFEDLSTKAEQFVSGIKVIDLLCPVRRGGKVGLFGGAGVGKTVLITELINNIALQYEGTSVFTGVGERTREGTALYGEMEEAGVLKNTALIFGQMNEPPGARFRVGLTGVTIAEYFRDVLGQDVLFFLDNIFRFAQAGNEVSALMGRMPSEVGYQPTLGTEMGALQERITSTKKGSITSFQAVYVPADDPTDPAPFTVFAHLDSTVELSRSLFEQAIFPAVDPLASSSTILDPDVVGQEHYEVAQEVKGILQRYKELQDIIAILGIDELSEEDKVIVARARRLQRFLSQPFFVAEQFTSLPGKFVELEETVQSFREVVEGKHDDLPEQAFYLVGGIDDVLEKARQLSGEEEEDEEAAKEEAGVGAGGEGS
- the atpG gene encoding ATP synthase F1 subunit gamma, with protein sequence MASLRDLKRQIQSVKNIAKVTDALQAVSAVKFRKAEARVKRARPYAENMEEVMRAIASKASTRNPMLVGREEVRRVAVATLTSDRGLCGSFNAQVLRSTVRFRERQGAQTVQVASGRKGIAFFRFRRIALAESYSGFTDDPSYEDAQRIGRGLTRLFEREEADEVYLVYNRFVNPAVQRPVVVRLLPAAPEDGEEVETVSGAPFDFVPDADAILRRLIPQYVETLVWQALLESAAGEHGARMTAMKNATDNANELVDTLTLQMNKARQAQITREISEIAAGAEALAAG